The Euphorbia lathyris chromosome 4, ddEupLath1.1, whole genome shotgun sequence genomic interval tggattagattaaagagagtttaggttgtttgagaggatttgagaattcTGAAAATTGTCTAAAGGGTATTTCGGTCTTTTCACGggactaggggtgggaattcaaAGCTGGATATAGTAATtcacaataaaatatatatatatcctatCGAGACAGAATTTGTAACTTGTTATCTTCTTACCTAACAGGTAAAGATTTACCTCCGTCCAAAAGATGgttgaataaatttttatttttatttctttatttagttaatttttatattaaattttttatttttataatttatttattgattactTCACTACTTGCTTGATCTTGTAATTATTAATCTCCCTACTGTTAGTTTGGACATTATTTCTTCATAATTGGTCTTGGGTATATGGTCTTACTGGTTTGGGCTTCCTACATAAagctaattataaaattacaactaaatcaaattattaaatttaattctgAATATGTctatcattttttatatataacaaacatttacatattaatgtaaaaattctaaactcaaattcataaatcctaaatctcaaacaatatattatagacccataatttataaactctaactcttaaaatagattaaaaataatgattttaatagtttgacataatttgaATCATGACTTGACATAATTTAGATAGTTTTTAAAAAGTGAATTTATAAGTAATTTATATATGAATTCAAtactttttttataatttctttctACCCCAAACTCACAAGATTTGTTATACTCGCTGCTCCCTGGactatttttctaattttccatTTCAAGTACTATAATCTAATTTTGTACTTTAATCCCTTTTTTAAATCCTtgctgaatttctttttttctttctttttttgtttgtaAGTACTAAATAACGATGCCTAAAAACTAGAGGTGACAATAAAGTACACcataaatttaaaaaacaaactaaaattCGCCAGGGGAAAAAATATTAAGAATATCATAACAGCAAAATCAAAAAATATATTCAGAGTTGTGTAGAGGCTTTGTATGTGCAACAAATGAATAAATGGCTTTTGATTTCCAAAAGAATCGCTTACATGTTCATGACAAGATATCTCAACTCTCAAACTACACAGCCTTTCTAAGCCCTTACTAGTTTTATTGAAAGAGGTGAACATTTTCCTCTCCCGTTCGACAACAAAAATTTAAGGACTGTTAACCAAAAATTTGTAGtaattcaagataaaactactCACTGAACAGAGTGATCAAGCAGTTGCTTCCTTCAGATATGCAATGAGATCTGCACGCTCCTGTGGCTTCTTCAATCCAGGGAACACCATCTTTGTACCAGGTATGTACTGTAACAAACAATTGTAGGCACAATATCCACTTCAGATCATGCCCAAAAATAGTTTTCAAAAAGTGCAAATGTAGCATCATAACAAGCCAGTTTGACATTCTATTCACCATATGTAACATAACACAGAACAGAAACAAAGTCCATTTAGCTCTTCCTATAAAGGCTTGAATACCTTATAGCCAGGAAAAGGAAGAAAAACTCTCCAATTCTACATGATCGGCTAAAATACGCAAGCACAAGCACACTTAATAAATTTcggttaaaaatcaataaacacAAATTTTGGATTGATTGAGCTTTAGTTTAATTCTTTATAAAGTCTCCAATGCccaggaaaagaaaagagatcCTCAACTTTACATTTTTATGTATATTCTTCAAAGTATTCAACCAGATTATACATTAGACCCCAATTCACATATGGCACTTGCACCAAAATTATACTTAAAGGCACAAAATCATAGCCAAACAAGATTGATAAACGCCACACAACTTTATATCCTACATTATGAAATAACAAATCCAAACAAACTTCAACACCATCAATCGATCCTCTGATAATCATAGATTGAAAAACACGCTTGTTTAAGAATAGATTTGGATCTACATTCCTTTCCTACACACTTTTCAATGCACATTACGAAGAATCCAAAAGTCTGTGTTTAAAGTTTTCCTACGTAATGAAAAATGCCAAATGGTTGTACCTTCTTAGGATTCAGCAAATAATCGTACAAAGTATGCTCGCCCCAACCGACGGCCATGTTCTTGTTAGCCGAAGAATAAGAATATCCAGGCATTGTACCAGACTGTCTTCCAAAAAGTCCATTCAGATTAGGTCCTACAGGGAACTCAGAATCAGTGAATTACTCTCCCAAAACATATAAGCTTAaccaaaattacaaaaacagaaAACAGATCCACAATCGAAGAATCGAACGGTAAAAGAAcgttataaatttagtataccTTGCTTATGGCCGCCGCCTTGCTCGACGGTATGGCACTGAGCGCATTTAGTCCTAAAGATTTTATCTCCAGATTTGGCATTGCCAGGTGGTGCTTGATCGAATGAGGCCATGAGATTTCTTTTGGTATTGGATCTTTACAAGTGAAAGAAAATGGTGGTTTTGTATTGGGGAGAAAGGTGGAAATTGAATATGACCCTGTCATCATAAAATAACAGAAAGACCTCTGCTTACGCTGTGTAATCACCAAAACAGTTACATTCGGAACATTTCCAATTTTTGCTTTGGTTCGTGTCACTGAATCATCCAACTCGGCATCTCTGTGGCTCAATTAAAGCCTAGCTCCATTGTTCATCAATTGGACTCAAGATTTTTCTAATGGAAGGTTTATTATAGCATGTGTGATGTTTAATGGTTAGttacgattttttttttaagtaatattTCATTGGAAGGAAGTAGTTTTTCAAAATTGTgtgaggtaaaaaaaattattaattaacaaTATTGGAATTGAAAGTATTATTTGCCAAACAAATTTTTGAATAACGGTCTATGCCCTATGTGGTAGATTTGGCGCGTGGAAGCCACGTGCAGATCCAACAATCGGACATCGTCCATGGCTCTCAATCTTCAACaatttggattttagggatgGTGTAAAAGGTTGTTACTAAATTATGTaacaaatataattttattgttATCACTCGAGTAGTTTGTTATTACTCCATCTAGATAAGTAACAACAAACTAAAACTCACTAGAGATGGTCTTAAAACTTAATAATTAACGGGTTCAATCGGTTGATTTTGGCTAATTAAACTAAATGACGtcataatttatatatatatatatatatatatatatatatatatatatatatatatatatatatatatataataaaattcttgttaattaaacataaatatatatgtaaatataatacaatgtatatttttaatataatttaaattataaaatctactaaacttttaaattttatgttatgtatatttaaaatttaaatactaaGTAAATTTTGAGTAAAGTTCAAAAAAAACTCATGTACTTTCACTTTTTGTCAAACTAGtatctgaaaaaaaaattgtacaaaCGGGGACTGCGGTTTTCGATTTGCTAAAAACGATAATCgtttagtttgacactataacAATTACTGTTGtagacctcaaaataaaaaatttcaagatttAAAGTTGTTTACTACCACATTTACCATGGAAccagattttttattttccaaaattatcattttcGGTGATTTCTCTATCTAgacattcactttctctctacTTACCAAATAACACCTAATGACTTCAAAATTATAAAGTTtgaaaattaaagttatttagaatatcataagtctttgaatttttcaattttgaggtcgtcaacgctcattttaattttgaggtccttGTTTCTGATAAAGCGAAAAACTGCAATCATCTCCTTATTACAAACGAAAACCCCATTCCACGTttggacaaataaaaattacatgtaccaatttgataaaaaaaaaaaaaaagtgaaacacaagggtttttttagaatttacctataactttttaattatattgtaaagataaattaacttttaaataatatttatcaaaatataaaaaaaaataatattttaaattttaaatatttaaatattagtaCAATATAAATCTATATTGCTACTAATAGTTACAAGTTGAAAGTTAACTTAATGATAATACCGTGTATAATAGTTACTTGATGGTCTAAGTTCGAACCCTTACCATCTACATacatttgtttaaattaaatatgAGTGAAAGATTAACCGATCTGGTTTATCATTAACCTGACTCAATTCAAGTGGTTCAATTTGGTTTGATGGATATTTAAAAATCCAACATCAACTGGATTCGTTCACGGTCAAACCGACCGGTCCGATCCGATTGAACACAAGTATAAATACAATAGTCTTAGGAGATAAGTgagaatcaaaatcaaaactAACTATAAGATAGAGATAATTGTTGAGTAATTATCTCAAACAAACTTGATTGACTATGTAACTGGTAAATTTAGGTTTGCATTCACTGGAATATAGATACATATGACTTGCTTATAAAGATTGGGAATCTCGAACAAATTCGAGCATTGGACCAGATTAAAAATATACGCAATATATTTATTGAAGATTAAGGTTTGACGTTTACCTACAACTATGTTCAATTGCTTTAAAGGAAATACATTTTATTAGTACATATTAAGCATATCcaggggcggatgtaggggTCAAAGCCCCCCTCatcccaaataaaagaaaaaaaaaattaagtccaAAATGGAGGgttaagatgtaaaaatacccctaacattttggatcagtagtaattttatccctaatgttagaagccaggagcaattttacccctaacgttgataaattgggtcaatttgagaaataattcatcaaactgtcttctcggtcataaatcttgtcatttacacttcacacatgcgttattttatcagtaacaaatcacaaatatatgttgggatgtgaaaaaaataagaaaaaaatatactgtacaaaaattaaacaaaaaaattcaaaaaattcaccgaatttataaatattaatctccaattttattattaaattacaaaaaacattatatcatatgcaattggtgcaaaataaagaaaaaaaaataattgtattttataatagtgtctgaaattgatccaatttatcaacgttaggggtaaaattgctcttggctacaaacattaggggaaaattgcatcattttagacgttagggataaaattgctcctgacccaaaacgttaggggtatttttgcacctt includes:
- the LOC136227448 gene encoding cytochrome c-like, producing MASFDQAPPGNAKSGDKIFRTKCAQCHTVEQGGGHKQGPNLNGLFGRQSGTMPGYSYSSANKNMAVGWGEHTLYDYLLNPKKYIPGTKMVFPGLKKPQERADLIAYLKEATA